From Camelina sativa cultivar DH55 chromosome 5, Cs, whole genome shotgun sequence:
actctaagaacacccaaaaTAGTTCCCCCTATAAAGATGCCCTAAGGAAACATCTACCATTTCTATACActtgttcttttttaatattctgATATATACACTTGTGTATAATTCACATGTCTCTCATATGATTATGAATATTTATGATTTAGCAGTAGTAGTAGCTGTGCTATATAAACAGAGGGTGTTTAGAGATCCATGagtaaaagaagagaataaaagaagaCAGAGGATGGATGGGGAAACTCTTGAGGCGTGGGATTAGTATCTATGTCCGTGCTTGTGGTCTCTGTCTTGTCTTGTCTATTGTCGTATGTAGGGGCAATTGAAACTCTAATGAATACTAGACTAATTAGCAAGACACTTTTTTACGTGTGTATGCCATTGCCGGCAAAGCTGCAGACATaagcaaatataaaaataataagggTACCAAACCACACCTGAATTATTTGGTTTCTCTATTCTGTTCCAAAGGCAGGCATTTGGTTGCTGCTGCTCTCCATCTTCTTAATTATACATACTCCTACTATTATCAATAACAATGTACTAtttgatgattatatatattatattaagaTCCGATAACAAACGATCCAATAACAAACGAtccaatatatattcatgtattCTCATTTTCACCAGAATAGACAATGATGATAGACTTGAACATTTAAGTAATCGAAGGAATATGCATTaatttcaagaagaagagacggTCTTGAAGGAGTCGCGAAGGTGGGTTAACGTATCGTGGTCGCGGTTCCACTCGGGTGAAGGGGCGTTGACGAAATGAGCGTAGAGCTTGTTCTTAGCGCAAGTGACTGTGATCAGGCTGTGCTTTCCAACTCCATCGATCTCGTACAGATAGTAGACCTGCCCTGTCTCGTCTTTCCTCTCTTCCGACACCACTTTGTCGGCACCGGCTATTAGATCCTGCAAGTCCACGTCCGACAAGGCAAGGTTGTTGAGAATCACATCCCTCGGCGCCAGCTGTCTGAACCCCGCCAGGTATGTCAGGTACTCCTTCTCTGTCCTCTTCTTCGGGTTGTAGAATTCGCTGTCTGTTCCGTTTGTCCCTTTCTCAACCTTGGACACCAGCCTCTCCTTCCACCCTTCCGGCACATCGTACACGTACTCCGCAGATGCCTTCCTGTCCGAATTCCCCCCGTACCCCCCATAGTTCGCCGCGCTCGCTGCCGTTCCGTAGTATAATTTGTACGTTTGGTTCCCCTCGCCCGCCGCCGGCAGCGCAGGAACCATCGTCAGCACGGAAGTTGCGGCCAATGCGGCGGCCAGGGAGGTGCCAAGACGCGATGCTATCGCCTTCGGGAGGAGCGGCTTTCTGGTGGCGGAGGCGGAGATAACCGGAGATGCCGAGAAGATTTTCGTGGCCATTATACACTCTGtaactttggtttattttggtGGTGGATAACGTTTACTACCCATCTCATCAGATTCgagagactctctctctcttatttgaTCACAACCCTCTGTTTCTCTCAGCGAGTTTGCTTTTTACCGGATAATTAAAATCTCCAGATATGCCCTAAACTCTATCATATTTGCATATGTACACCCCTGATTCCCAAATTAAGGCAAGTTggacaactctctctctctctctctc
This genomic window contains:
- the LOC104788696 gene encoding thylakoid lumenal 19 kDa protein, chloroplastic-like — encoded protein: MATKIFSASPVISASATRKPLLPKAIASRLGTSLAAALAATSVLTMVPALPAAGEGNQTYKLYYGTAASAANYGGYGGNSDRKASAEYVYDVPEGWKERLVSKVEKGTNGTDSEFYNPKKRTEKEYLTYLAGFRQLAPRDVILNNLALSDVDLQDLIAGADKVVSEERKDETGQVYYLYEIDGVGKHSLITVTCAKNKLYAHFVNAPSPEWNRDHDTLTHLRDSFKTVSSS